The Desmonostoc muscorum LEGE 12446 genome includes a region encoding these proteins:
- a CDS encoding trehalase family glycosidase — MTTPSLTTTQINAVQSHIKKTWKTLTRSHEHLLQSAKDTKLDHKSETPWIVYISPLEDCPNVQSVLERSLSRQDMQRIEIRTLPSEVEAIKEHGLLYLPGPYVVPGGRFNEMYGWDSYFILLGLLHDGELELAQSQVDQLLYQVQHYGTILNSNRTYMLSRSQPPVLSMMVLALFQHTQDEEWLKSTVPLLERFYYYWVVPPHLNAATGLSRFYAFGEGPAPEVLFSERDEEGKSHYDRVKEYYQTFEVEDYDVSLYYDHENDELTSLFYKGDRTMRESGFDITNRFGPFSADILHYAPVCLNSLLYQMEQDLAQINEIFGNEELVQQWRERAEIRRDRIDQCLWDEEQGLYLDYHFQSGERRRYEFATTFYPLWLGIASPSQAKRLVENLSLFEAPGGIFTSTRVTGNQWDAPFGWAPLTLIAVLGLHRYGYHTEGDRIANKFLAMVVKEFGRHNTLVEKYDVERCSANVSNEICFGYSSNEVGFGWTNGVILELLAASGRKV, encoded by the coding sequence ATGACTACTCCATCACTCACCACCACCCAGATTAACGCTGTGCAATCCCATATCAAAAAAACGTGGAAAACGTTAACGCGATCGCACGAACACTTATTACAATCTGCAAAGGATACTAAGCTAGACCACAAATCGGAAACACCGTGGATTGTCTACATTTCACCTTTGGAAGATTGTCCTAACGTGCAATCTGTGTTAGAGCGATCGCTATCTCGTCAGGATATGCAAAGAATTGAAATTCGCACTTTGCCGAGCGAAGTCGAAGCAATTAAAGAACATGGATTATTATACCTGCCAGGGCCTTATGTCGTGCCCGGCGGTCGCTTTAACGAAATGTATGGTTGGGACAGCTACTTTATATTATTGGGACTTCTGCACGATGGGGAATTGGAACTAGCGCAAAGTCAGGTAGACCAATTACTCTACCAAGTGCAGCACTACGGTACTATCCTCAATTCCAACCGGACTTACATGCTGTCGCGATCGCAGCCGCCCGTCCTGAGTATGATGGTTCTGGCGCTATTCCAGCACACCCAGGATGAAGAGTGGCTCAAGTCAACGGTACCGCTACTAGAACGATTTTACTATTACTGGGTAGTACCGCCCCACCTGAATGCTGCAACAGGTTTATCCCGATTTTATGCTTTTGGGGAAGGTCCTGCGCCAGAAGTTTTGTTTTCTGAGCGAGATGAGGAGGGAAAAAGCCACTACGATCGCGTTAAGGAGTACTACCAAACCTTTGAGGTTGAGGATTATGACGTTAGTCTTTACTACGATCACGAAAATGACGAACTGACGAGCCTATTTTACAAGGGCGATCGTACCATGCGCGAGTCGGGTTTTGATATCACTAACCGATTTGGCCCCTTCAGTGCTGATATCCTCCATTACGCTCCCGTCTGCCTGAACAGTTTGCTGTATCAGATGGAACAAGATTTGGCGCAAATTAACGAGATTTTCGGTAACGAAGAACTAGTGCAACAATGGCGTGAACGTGCAGAGATCCGCCGCGATCGCATCGATCAATGTCTTTGGGATGAAGAACAGGGGCTTTATCTAGACTATCACTTCCAGAGTGGCGAACGTCGGCGTTATGAATTTGCCACAACGTTCTATCCCCTCTGGCTAGGAATTGCTTCCCCAAGCCAAGCCAAGCGCTTGGTAGAAAATCTCTCTTTGTTTGAAGCCCCAGGAGGAATTTTTACCAGCACTCGTGTCACTGGTAACCAGTGGGATGCCCCCTTTGGCTGGGCACCGCTGACATTAATAGCTGTCCTTGGACTTCATCGCTATGGATATCATACAGAAGGCGATCGCATTGCCAACAAATTCCTTGCTATGGTAGTTAAAGAATTCGGGCGTCACAACACTTTAGTTGAAAAATATGATGTTGAACGCTGTTCTGCCAACGTTTCCAATGAAATCTGCTTTGGATATAGTTCTAATGAAGTTGGTTTCGGCTGGACAAATGGAGTGATTCTAGAACTTTTAGCAGCCTCTGGGAGAAAAGTTTAA
- a CDS encoding type II toxin-antitoxin system HicB family antitoxin: MKYTIVIQWSEADQCYVVSLPEFTDIMQPCTHGETYEDALKNAQEVLEMLIESSLADGKSLPEPKTLGKSLEVA; encoded by the coding sequence ATGAAATATACAATCGTGATTCAATGGTCAGAGGCAGACCAATGTTATGTGGTTTCGCTACCTGAGTTTACGGATATAATGCAGCCTTGCACTCACGGAGAGACTTACGAAGACGCTCTTAAAAATGCTCAGGAAGTTTTAGAAATGCTGATTGAATCATCTTTGGCTGATGGTAAATCTCTCCCAGAGCCTAAGACACTAGGAAAGTCTTTGGAAGTTGCATAG
- a CDS encoding DUF6888 family protein, whose protein sequence is MVNQGSENVNRGYAQENLLFTAETAKERLTIIYVTIEEQTIYPTYAQAIACLRVCQMLSNTYRSIELFRFDDQTGVVFIFVNDELQIIVPANGNWRFLNATEF, encoded by the coding sequence GTGGTAAATCAGGGGAGTGAAAATGTAAACAGAGGCTATGCCCAAGAAAATTTACTATTCACAGCAGAAACCGCAAAAGAAAGGCTTACTATTATCTATGTCACAATTGAGGAACAGACGATTTACCCAACATACGCACAAGCTATAGCCTGTCTACGTGTCTGTCAGATGTTGTCAAACACCTATCGGAGTATTGAGCTATTTCGCTTTGATGACCAAACCGGAGTTGTATTTATTTTTGTCAATGACGAACTCCAAATCATTGTACCCGCTAATGGAAACTGGAGGTTTTTAAATGCGACCGAATTTTGA
- a CDS encoding type II toxin-antitoxin system HicA family toxin, with the protein MPKKIRELKSLLLQAGFTYKPAKGSHSKWLHPQLPKAIIIAGKDGSDAKPYLEKQVNEALEELNKIKEDEETEE; encoded by the coding sequence ATGCCCAAGAAAATCAGAGAACTCAAAAGCTTGTTGCTGCAAGCAGGATTTACTTATAAACCTGCAAAGGGTAGCCATAGTAAATGGCTGCATCCCCAATTGCCTAAAGCTATCATCATTGCTGGCAAAGATGGTAGCGATGCCAAACCTTATTTAGAAAAGCAAGTCAATGAAGCACTAGAAGAACTAAATAAAATTAAAGAAGACGAGGAGACAGAAGAATGA
- a CDS encoding tetratricopeptide repeat protein: MKLNSKYAEAYYQQGLLEQDNQKAIDYFRQAAELFVAQGSQGDAKRSQGQIRSLLKDYQGAIAAYTEAIGLNSNDLKAYINRGVARSNLGEHQAAIEDYNQAIKINPKFALAYNNRGAAHSSLERKQAAIEDFNQAIRINPNFVLAYNNRGFAYYELGDKQAAIADYNQALKIDPNYADAYKNRGSVRYDLGDNQAAIEDFNQALKINPNYADAYIRRGVARSALGNKQAAIEDYTQAITINPNYALVYNNRGIARSDLGDNKAAIEDYNQAIKINPKYADAYINRGVARSALGDKQAAIEDYSQAITINPNYALAYSNRGNARSALGDKQAAIIDFRKSADLYKQQGKESDYQDALNRIKQIDQ, encoded by the coding sequence ATTAAACTTAATTCTAAATATGCAGAAGCTTACTATCAGCAGGGGCTTCTAGAACAAGATAACCAAAAAGCTATAGACTACTTCCGTCAAGCCGCAGAGCTATTTGTTGCACAAGGAAGTCAAGGTGATGCCAAACGTAGTCAAGGACAAATACGTTCTTTATTGAAAGATTATCAGGGAGCGATCGCTGCTTATACTGAAGCGATTGGGCTGAACTCCAACGATTTAAAGGCTTACATCAACCGGGGTGTAGCTCGCAGTAATTTAGGAGAGCATCAAGCAGCGATCGAAGATTACAACCAAGCCATTAAAATTAATCCTAAGTTTGCATTGGCTTACAACAATCGGGGTGCTGCTCACAGTAGTTTAGAACGAAAGCAAGCTGCAATTGAAGATTTCAACCAAGCCATCAGAATTAATCCTAACTTTGTATTGGCTTACAACAACCGAGGTTTTGCTTACTATGAATTAGGAGATAAGCAAGCCGCAATTGCAGATTACAACCAAGCCCTGAAAATTGATCCCAACTATGCAGATGCTTACAAAAACCGGGGTAGTGTTCGCTATGATTTAGGAGATAACCAAGCTGCAATTGAAGATTTCAACCAAGCCCTGAAAATTAATCCCAACTATGCAGATGCTTACATCAGACGGGGTGTAGCTCGCTCTGCTTTAGGAAATAAGCAAGCTGCAATTGAAGACTACACCCAAGCCATCACAATTAATCCCAACTATGCGCTAGTTTATAACAACCGGGGTATTGCTCGCTCTGATTTAGGAGATAACAAAGCTGCAATCGAAGATTACAACCAAGCCATCAAAATTAATCCCAAATATGCAGATGCTTACATCAATCGGGGTGTAGCTCGCTCTGCTTTAGGAGATAAGCAAGCTGCAATTGAAGACTACAGCCAAGCCATCACAATTAATCCCAACTATGCACTAGCTTACAGCAACCGGGGCAATGCTCGCTCTGCTTTAGGAGATAAGCAAGCTGCAATTATAGATTTTCGTAAATCTGCCGATTTGTATAAGCAACAAGGAAAAGAAAGTGATTATCAAGATGCTCTAAACCGCATTAAACAAATTGATCAATAA
- a CDS encoding DUF6887 family protein: MRPNFEAMTNKELIAYALAHREDVEPLRVLYSRRTPDSEATWYGPMVAEDGTPIEENIRIAEEAIRQRIEQANQRKQDSQS; encoded by the coding sequence ATGCGACCGAATTTTGAAGCAATGACTAACAAAGAATTAATAGCTTACGCACTTGCACACCGGGAAGATGTAGAGCCTTTGCGTGTTTTGTATAGCCGCCGCACTCCTGACTCAGAAGCAACATGGTACGGGCCAATGGTAGCTGAAGACGGTACGCCAATAGAAGAAAATATTCGCATTGCAGAAGAAGCAATTAGACAACGCATTGAGCAAGCAAATCAAAGAAAGCAAGATTCTCAAAGTTAA
- a CDS encoding IS630 family transposase: MCQDETRVGLKTLTGKVITAPGVKPTVAVKWERENFWIYGAIEPLTGQHFQQEYPQLNGDYFQQFLDWLSQQLGSDYAILQIDQAPAHISSAINWPENIIPLLQPPHAPELNPIERLWQFLKKSLKNELFSDLQDLRTRLQQLFEQLTSEQVISISSYNFILEALFYAASY, encoded by the coding sequence CTGTGTCAGGATGAAACCAGGGTGGGATTAAAAACTTTAACGGGAAAAGTAATTACGGCCCCTGGAGTCAAACCAACTGTAGCGGTGAAATGGGAAAGAGAAAATTTTTGGATTTATGGTGCAATTGAACCATTAACAGGACAACATTTTCAGCAAGAATACCCGCAGCTCAATGGTGACTATTTTCAACAGTTTTTAGACTGGTTATCGCAACAATTAGGTTCAGATTATGCAATTTTACAAATAGACCAAGCTCCTGCTCATATCAGTAGTGCGATTAATTGGCCTGAAAATATTATTCCCCTGCTGCAACCACCTCATGCTCCTGAGCTTAATCCCATTGAAAGGCTGTGGCAGTTTCTCAAAAAATCTCTCAAGAATGAACTGTTTTCTGACTTGCAAGACTTACGCACTCGCCTACAACAATTGTTCGAGCAATTAACATCTGAACAGGTGATTTCCATCTCTTCTTATAACTTTATTTTAGAAGCTCTTTTCTATGCAGCTTCATATTAA
- a CDS encoding helix-turn-helix domain-containing protein: MSRPFKIEIAESEAELKKRLQTANVGNQKEKLMMLWWIKNGQVHEQQEIGKRLALDTSTVTRWLQRYRVGGLDELLEIKKAPGAKRKIDEVAIAALTEELKTGKGFSSYGAIVEWLKKEQGLEVEYATVYALVRYKLGAKLKVPRPQSHKQDEKLVSEFKKNSVSLSRG, encoded by the coding sequence ATGAGCCGCCCTTTTAAGATTGAAATTGCAGAAAGCGAAGCAGAACTAAAGAAACGTCTACAAACAGCCAACGTAGGAAACCAGAAAGAAAAACTGATGATGCTGTGGTGGATAAAAAACGGGCAGGTTCATGAACAGCAAGAAATTGGAAAACGCTTGGCTCTAGATACATCAACTGTCACAAGGTGGTTACAAAGATATAGAGTCGGTGGACTAGATGAATTATTAGAAATTAAAAAAGCTCCGGGAGCAAAACGAAAAATTGATGAGGTAGCGATCGCGGCACTAACAGAGGAGTTAAAAACAGGAAAAGGCTTTAGTAGCTATGGTGCAATAGTGGAGTGGTTAAAAAAAGAACAGGGGCTGGAAGTAGAGTATGCAACAGTATATGCGTTAGTGAGATATAAATTAGGAGCAAAACTCAAAGTACCACGTCCGCAAAGCCATAAGCAGGATGAGAAGTTAGTATCTGAGTTTAAAAAAAACTCGGTATCATTATCGAGAGGCTAG
- the nifB gene encoding nitrogenase cofactor biosynthesis protein NifB yields the protein MTSPSTRLLTSNATESPTQAKSGGCGCDSSTTVEMDEKLQERIAKHPCYSEDAHHHYARMHVAVAPACNIQCNYCNRKYDCANESRPGVVSELLTPEEAAHKALVIGGKIPQMTVVGIAGPGDPLANPDKTFRTFELIAEQAPDIKLCLSTNGLMLPDYIDRIKQLNIDHVTITINMVDPEIGAKIYPWVHYKRRRYRGIEGARILHERQMEGLQALKEADILCKVNSVMIPGINDHHLVEVNRVIREKGAFLHNIMPLISAPEHGTHFGLTGQRGPTPKELKEVQDNCSGNMKMMRHCRQCRADAVGLLGEDRSQEFSKDKFLEMTPEYDVEQRATVHEGIEKFKEEIKAAKDKALAGKKFANSPKVLVAVATKGGGLVNQHFGHAKEFQIYEVDGNEVRFISHRKIDQYCQGGYGEEASFEYIMKAIADCKAVLVSKIGNCPKEKLQEAGIQTVEAYDVIEKVALEFYEQWIKE from the coding sequence ATGACATCACCGTCTACACGACTCCTCACCTCCAACGCTACGGAATCGCCAACCCAAGCAAAATCCGGTGGTTGCGGCTGCGACAGCAGTACCACCGTGGAAATGGACGAAAAGCTCCAAGAACGCATTGCCAAACATCCCTGCTACAGCGAAGACGCCCATCACCACTATGCGCGGATGCACGTTGCAGTTGCTCCAGCCTGTAACATTCAATGCAACTATTGCAACCGCAAATATGATTGCGCTAACGAAAGCCGTCCTGGAGTAGTTAGCGAGTTGCTCACACCAGAAGAAGCAGCACATAAAGCTTTGGTGATTGGAGGCAAGATTCCTCAAATGACAGTTGTGGGAATAGCCGGTCCTGGCGACCCACTAGCGAACCCAGACAAGACATTCCGCACATTTGAGTTGATTGCCGAGCAAGCACCAGACATCAAGCTGTGCTTATCTACCAATGGTTTAATGCTCCCTGACTACATCGATCGCATTAAACAATTAAATATAGATCACGTTACGATCACCATTAACATGGTAGATCCAGAGATCGGTGCTAAGATTTATCCTTGGGTTCACTACAAACGCAGGCGTTATAGAGGCATTGAAGGCGCAAGAATTCTCCACGAAAGACAGATGGAAGGATTACAAGCCCTCAAAGAAGCTGACATCCTGTGCAAAGTCAACTCCGTGATGATTCCCGGAATCAACGACCATCACTTAGTTGAAGTGAATCGAGTCATTCGTGAAAAAGGTGCATTCCTGCACAACATCATGCCATTGATTTCTGCACCAGAACATGGCACACACTTTGGTTTAACCGGTCAACGTGGTCCCACACCCAAAGAACTCAAAGAAGTCCAAGACAACTGCTCCGGTAACATGAAAATGATGCGTCACTGTCGCCAGTGTCGCGCTGATGCAGTCGGATTATTGGGAGAAGACCGCAGCCAGGAATTTTCCAAAGATAAATTCTTGGAAATGACTCCAGAATATGACGTAGAACAACGCGCCACCGTTCACGAAGGCATTGAGAAATTTAAAGAAGAAATTAAAGCAGCCAAAGACAAAGCGCTAGCCGGCAAGAAATTTGCCAACAGTCCTAAAGTCTTAGTTGCAGTAGCAACCAAAGGCGGCGGATTAGTTAACCAGCACTTCGGTCATGCTAAAGAATTCCAAATTTACGAAGTGGATGGTAATGAAGTTCGCTTTATCAGTCACCGCAAAATAGACCAATATTGCCAAGGTGGATACGGCGAAGAAGCTTCTTTTGAGTATATTATGAAAGCGATCGCAGATTGCAAGGCAGTTTTAGTTTCCAAAATTGGTAACTGTCCCAAAGAAAAATTGCAAGAAGCTGGTATACAGACTGTTGAAGCTTACGACGTAATTGAGAAGGTTGCTTTGGAGTTTTACGAACAATGGATTAAGGAATAG
- a CDS encoding Uma2 family endonuclease, with product MVQQVTPETNIEVIYPESDGQPMADNTEQFAWIVKIKENLEILFASQADVFIAGDLFWYPVKGNSNIKQAPDTMVVFGRPKGKRSSYLQWDEDNIPPQVVFEILSPGNTLKEMTKKLQFYQRYGVEEYYIYDPDKNDLNGLLRSGDSFEVIEEMNDWVSPRLKIRFHLTSNTLEIVSLTGQKFLSPVEIDQLREQERQRAEQERQRAEQETQAKEAALQELEKERDRYQELLAKLKEKGIDTDNL from the coding sequence ATGGTACAACAAGTCACACCGGAAACCAACATCGAAGTCATCTACCCAGAAAGTGATGGACAGCCAATGGCAGATAACACAGAACAATTTGCATGGATTGTCAAAATTAAAGAAAATTTAGAAATCTTATTTGCATCGCAAGCTGATGTATTTATCGCTGGAGATTTGTTTTGGTATCCAGTTAAAGGAAATTCTAATATTAAACAAGCACCTGATACGATGGTAGTCTTTGGCAGACCAAAAGGAAAACGGAGTTCCTATTTACAATGGGATGAAGATAATATACCCCCACAGGTAGTATTTGAAATTCTATCGCCAGGTAACACCCTTAAAGAAATGACCAAAAAATTGCAGTTTTACCAGCGTTATGGTGTGGAAGAATATTATATTTACGACCCAGATAAAAATGATTTAAATGGCTTACTCCGTTCTGGGGATAGTTTTGAAGTCATTGAAGAAATGAATGACTGGGTAAGCCCGCGTTTGAAAATTCGTTTTCACTTAACATCGAATACATTGGAAATTGTTTCTCTCACAGGACAAAAGTTTTTAAGCCCCGTAGAAATTGACCAGTTACGCGAACAGGAACGTCAACGCGCAGAACAGGAACGCCAACGTGCAGAACAAGAAACTCAAGCAAAAGAAGCCGCTTTACAAGAATTAGAAAAAGAACGCGATCGCTATCAAGAATTGTTAGCTAAACTCAAAGAAAAAGGAATCGATACAGATAATTTGTAA
- a CDS encoding HEAT repeat domain-containing protein — protein MLDWLAIWGVTQAAGFIFKPILEDLAKDAAKDWAKDLLKGIPSKIVQKLKKEDIEIAAGKALKEFLQLMQQQLKVRCKLGETEIKEYTQDIKKFLSDQLVIEILGKAFDINCESIDAKKLEGSWNRLQLKPLPYKFNWQSLTEQYFTQVQELLLDSKDLHHILELQKLSDIEINTKEIAGVIVDFNLIKYQEGIRERYGNVKLDSLDTSGYAYNELKLWRIFTAQNVREAHQVLPQVHELPKEHLRRLRESDQVEAEVELQELERHKRVYFEQPIRSVLDVVNKKQDYKYLVILGDPGSGKSTLLQFLTLNWAESPLDNVISLPIPLLIELRTYMRRREDKECNNFLEFFHQCSGAVHHLNQLELDKQLKAGNALVMFDGLDEVFDPGKREDVITDIHRFTNDYPDVQVIVTSRIIGYKPQRLLNAEFRHFILQDLDSEQIQDFIYRWHELTFTDAADKVRKRERLQRGIETSKSIAELAGNPLLLTMMAILNRNQELPRDRATLYDQASRVLLHQWDVERALTEDKRLDPKTIDYKDKQAMLRQVAYLMQTGDKGLAGNLINENDLVKVLIEYLKTIEFDKPREAARVMINQLRTRNFMLCFLGADYYAFVHRTFLEYFCAWEFVWQFKETQTLTIEELKNEVFGKHWQDESWHEVLLLIAGMIEPRFVGEILDYLMAQDGEEEKFVNLFLAAKCLVEVRNRSVIALTAIQLLNELKDLTKYDLWYYYVPYEDEEETKLVEEIRTQAVTAIATTWQESLETKIWLKQRATQDDDADVRCAAVQELAKNFKDDPDTKTWLKQRATQDYNWNVRRVTVQKLARNFKDDPNTKTWLKTIVIQDDDADVRRAAVQELAKNFKDDADTKSWIKTCAAENKHEDMRNAAVQELAKNFLDDPDTKTILKTCASQDNGRHVRRAAVRELAKNFTDDPDTKTILKTCATQDINWDMRRIAVRELAKNFPNDLDTKTILKTCASQDNNWDVRSAAVQELAKNFPDHLDIKSWLKTLASQDDNWDVRSAAVQELARNFKDDPDTKTILKTLVTQDDSWDVRSVAVQELARNFKDDPDTKTILKTLVTHDDSAIVRSAAGQELAKGFTDDPDTKTILKTLATQDYSWDVRLVTVQEFAQSFKDDLDIKSFLQQCATQDGNWNVRSAAVEELAKYFKYQPELFEIYYNFAVNDPFERNENREINPRRIALEIIIKQFPQHDQTLPLLRDRAKNDPDEQVREFAQKKLKQLEG, from the coding sequence ATGCTGGACTGGTTAGCTATTTGGGGTGTAACTCAGGCTGCTGGGTTTATTTTTAAACCCATTCTCGAAGACTTAGCCAAGGATGCTGCTAAAGATTGGGCTAAAGATTTATTAAAAGGCATCCCTAGCAAGATTGTCCAGAAACTTAAGAAGGAAGATATAGAAATTGCTGCTGGCAAAGCATTAAAGGAATTTTTACAACTGATGCAGCAGCAGTTAAAGGTTCGTTGCAAACTTGGTGAAACTGAAATTAAAGAGTACACCCAAGATATCAAGAAGTTTCTCAGCGATCAGTTAGTAATAGAAATTCTTGGCAAGGCTTTTGATATTAATTGTGAATCTATAGATGCTAAAAAGCTAGAAGGTAGTTGGAACAGGCTGCAATTAAAACCTCTGCCATATAAGTTTAACTGGCAATCACTTACAGAACAGTATTTTACACAAGTGCAAGAACTTCTTTTAGATTCAAAAGATTTACACCATATCCTAGAATTACAAAAATTATCTGATATCGAAATAAATACCAAAGAAATTGCTGGTGTTATTGTAGATTTTAATTTAATTAAATATCAAGAAGGAATCCGCGAGCGCTATGGTAATGTTAAATTAGATAGCTTAGATACCAGCGGCTATGCCTATAACGAACTGAAATTATGGCGGATTTTTACTGCTCAAAATGTCCGGGAAGCTCATCAAGTTTTACCACAAGTTCACGAACTGCCTAAAGAACATCTTAGACGGCTGCGAGAAAGTGACCAAGTAGAAGCAGAAGTTGAATTACAAGAATTAGAACGCCACAAACGGGTTTATTTTGAACAGCCAATACGTTCAGTTTTAGATGTTGTCAATAAAAAGCAAGATTATAAATATCTTGTGATTTTGGGCGATCCTGGTTCAGGTAAGTCTACTTTGTTGCAATTTTTGACTTTGAATTGGGCTGAGTCTCCACTGGATAATGTTATCTCATTACCAATTCCGTTGCTAATTGAATTACGCACTTATATGCGGCGACGGGAAGATAAAGAGTGTAATAATTTTCTAGAATTTTTTCATCAATGTAGTGGTGCTGTTCATCATCTCAATCAGCTTGAACTAGATAAACAATTAAAAGCTGGTAATGCCTTAGTGATGTTTGATGGTTTGGATGAGGTATTTGACCCTGGTAAGCGAGAGGATGTAATTACTGATATTCATCGCTTTACTAATGACTATCCTGATGTGCAGGTAATTGTCACTTCTCGGATTATTGGCTATAAACCGCAGCGATTACTTAATGCTGAGTTTCGTCACTTTATATTACAAGATTTAGACTCAGAACAAATTCAGGATTTTATTTATCGTTGGCATGAGTTAACTTTTACCGATGCAGCAGATAAAGTGAGAAAACGGGAACGGCTACAAAGAGGAATTGAAACTTCCAAATCTATTGCAGAATTGGCGGGAAATCCTCTGCTGTTGACGATGATGGCAATTCTTAATCGTAATCAAGAACTGCCAAGAGATAGAGCTACACTTTACGATCAAGCATCGCGGGTACTGCTACATCAATGGGATGTGGAACGCGCTTTGACAGAAGATAAGAGGTTAGATCCCAAGACGATTGATTATAAAGATAAGCAAGCGATGCTGCGTCAGGTTGCTTATCTGATGCAAACTGGTGATAAAGGTTTGGCAGGTAATTTGATTAATGAAAATGATTTAGTCAAAGTTCTGATTGAATATCTCAAAACCATAGAATTTGATAAACCCAGAGAAGCGGCACGGGTGATGATTAATCAACTGCGGACTCGCAACTTTATGTTATGTTTCCTGGGTGCAGATTATTATGCTTTTGTGCATCGGACATTTTTAGAATATTTCTGTGCTTGGGAGTTTGTCTGGCAGTTTAAAGAAACGCAAACGCTGACTATTGAGGAACTTAAGAATGAAGTTTTTGGCAAACACTGGCAAGATGAAAGTTGGCATGAAGTTTTGTTGCTAATTGCGGGAATGATTGAGCCAAGATTTGTTGGGGAAATTCTTGATTATTTAATGGCGCAAGATGGCGAAGAGGAAAAGTTTGTCAATCTCTTTTTAGCGGCTAAGTGTCTTGTAGAAGTGAGAAATCGCTCAGTAATTGCGTTAACGGCTATTCAATTACTTAACGAGTTAAAAGACTTGACTAAATATGACCTCTGGTACTACTACGTCCCCTACGAAGATGAAGAAGAAACTAAGCTAGTTGAGGAAATTCGCACTCAAGCAGTCACAGCAATTGCAACGACCTGGCAAGAATCTCTGGAAACCAAAATTTGGCTCAAACAACGCGCTACCCAGGATGATGATGCAGATGTGCGATGTGCAGCAGTCCAAGAATTAGCGAAGAACTTCAAAGATGACCCCGATACCAAAACCTGGCTCAAACAACGTGCTACCCAGGATTATAATTGGAATGTGCGACGTGTAACAGTGCAAAAATTAGCCAGAAATTTCAAAGATGATCCCAACACTAAAACATGGCTTAAAACTATTGTCATCCAAGATGATGATGCAGATGTGCGACGTGCAGCAGTCCAAGAATTAGCGAAGAACTTCAAAGATGATGCCGACACCAAAAGCTGGATCAAAACTTGTGCTGCCGAGAATAAACATGAGGATATGCGAAATGCAGCAGTTCAAGAATTAGCTAAAAATTTTTTAGATGATCCGGATACCAAAACTATCCTCAAAACTTGTGCCAGCCAGGACAATGGTAGGCATGTACGACGTGCAGCAGTACGAGAATTAGCCAAAAATTTTACAGATGACCCGGACACCAAAACTATCCTCAAAACTTGTGCCACTCAGGATATTAATTGGGATATGCGCCGTATAGCAGTGCGAGAATTAGCCAAAAATTTTCCAAATGACCTGGACACTAAAACTATCCTCAAAACTTGTGCCAGCCAGGATAATAATTGGGATGTCAGAAGTGCAGCAGTGCAAGAATTAGCTAAAAATTTCCCAGATCACCTGGATATCAAAAGCTGGCTCAAAACTCTTGCTAGCCAAGATGATAATTGGGATGTGAGAAGCGCAGCAGTGCAAGAATTAGCCAGAAATTTTAAAGATGACCCGGACACTAAAACTATCCTCAAAACTCTTGTTACCCAGGATGATAGCTGGGATGTGAGAAGTGTAGCAGTGCAAGAATTAGCCAGAAATTTCAAAGATGACCCGGACACTAAAACTATCCTTAAAACTCTTGTTACCCACGATGATAGTGCTATTGTGCGAAGTGCAGCAGGGCAAGAATTAGCTAAAGGCTTCACAGATGACCCGGACACTAAAACTATCCTCAAAACTCTTGCTACCCAGGATTATAGTTGGGATGTGCGGCTTGTAACAGTACAAGAATTCGCACAAAGCTTCAAAGATGACCTTGACATTAAAAGCTTCCTTCAACAATGCGCTACCCAGGATGGTAATTGGAATGTGCGAAGTGCAGCAGTGGAAGAATTAGCTAAATACTTTAAATATCAGCCTGAGTTGTTTGAAATCTATTACAACTTTGCTGTCAATGATCCCTTTGAACGCAACGAAAACCGGGAAATCAACCCTCGGCGCATTGCACTTGAGATAATTATCAAGCAATTTCCTCAGCATGACCAGACTTTACCACTGTTGCGCGACAGAGCGAAGAATGACCCAGATGAGCAAGTGCGGGAATTTGCACAGAAGAAGTTAAAGCAGTTGGAAGGCTAA